The following is a genomic window from Ictalurus furcatus strain D&B chromosome 14, Billie_1.0, whole genome shotgun sequence.
ttaacctataaagcactaaacggtctcgcgccacaatatctaagtgaccttttggttttctatgatctgccacgcctactaagatcaaaagatgcaggctatttgacggtacctcgaatagtgaaggctacagcaggggggagagctttcgcttatagagccccactgttatggaacagtcttcctattagtgttcaggactcagacacagtctcagtgtttaagtctaggcttaaaacgtatttgtttactcaagcctaccctgactagattctgttctactacttcgcagtcataatcttttttctccctctctcctttcgccgagccccacacgaatttatggagatactagagatccacatcctttctgcctctggatggagctcaaatcttctctaattccagactgctgggactacagctgctcctaaggccatacagacttgatataaatccataatgaactttttcatactatctgttgttacccagatgaggataggttcccttctgagtctggttcctctcaaggtttcttcctcttaaaacatcttagggagtttttccttgccaccatcgccactcagtggcttgctcagttgggataaattcacacctttaatatctgtataccatgttgatatttctgtaaagctgctttgagacaatgtctatttttaaaaagcgctatacaaataaaattgaattgaattgaattaaggtcaagtaacacaagcaagcaAGTAGTAAGTAAGCAAGCAAGTAGTAGgttgtttactactttaactaacgcggtgtctgtgctgctatgaggtctaaatcctcaTCATAGCACACATCCTCATCAAAAcgacattttctaatctatcaaggagaatagtatgatctgtagtatcaaaagctgcactaaggtgcagcttttgatactatagatcatactattctccttgatagattagaaaatgttgttggcattaagggaacctggctcaggtcttatttgaccgatcgttatcagttcgtagatgtaaatggagacttctccacacatactgaggttaaatttggtgttccgcaaggttctgttttaggccctctgctttttactttatatatgctacctctaggtcaaattattcgtaaacatggaattagcttccactgttatgctgatgatacacagttgtatgtttcagcgaagccagaggacagacagaagcttagtaaagttgaggattgtgtaaaggacattagacgttggatgctaactaacttccttttacttaattctgataagacaggagtacttgtattaggactatgtgtagctagaagtaatctttctgatcaaatagtaactctggatgttctttctgtttcatcatgtacagcagtaaaagaccttggagtgattattgactccagtctatcatttgatgctcatgtagataatattactaggatagcctcctttcatctcagaaatatttctaagataagaaatataatgtcacatgatacagaaatattagttcatgcattcgtcacctctagactagattactgtaatgccttactgtctggatgttctggtaggagcataaacaaactccagttagtctagaatgcagctgctagagtcctaactagaaccagaagatacgaccacatcaccccgatcttatcaacactgcattggctcccagtggaatcccgcattgattataaaatactataaatcaCTAAATGGtctgaaaacgtatttgtttactcaagcctaccctgactagactttgttacgctaagcacagtcctaacaatctcttctctccctctctccttctgtcgagtcACAGAATTTTAATCTACTctaattccagattgctgggactacggctgcttctaaggccaaacagacttcatataaaaccataatgaactttttcatactatctgttgttacccagatgaggatgggttcccttctgagtctggttcctctcaaggtttcttcctcttaacatcttagggagtttttcctcaccaccgtcgccactcagtggcttgctcagttgggataaattcgcacttttaatatctatataccgtgttgatatttctgtaaagctgctttgagaatgtctattgtaaaaagcgctacacaaataaaattgaattgaatagaactCTGACCGCGACGTCATAACGGATCTTATGGCTCGCTGCCCCGATTTcactatatctgtctgtctgtgtatgtgtgtgcacgccaacatagtttaaacaataataatacattcacaTTTTATCATGTACATAGCAGTATATTCATCAACATCATAAAGTACacacattcttttctaatataatattaacattgtaaTCTTCCCTAGTTCTGGATCTTCTCGagtgaaatagatgaggccacctACGGAACGCATTAAGTGACATAGGAGCAGCAATGAGAATAGAAATGAATTTCTAATGTTAATTGAAATTTCAAAGATTAAGGTAATGTATCATACATTATTACACTGCAACAATAATTATCCTGAacgggttaaaaaaaagaaggcagaGATTAATAGTAATATCATGACAGATTTCTTACCCAGAATACCGCTTCTggggaaattgccgttcccgaaGGTAgacacacgagggcagtcaagctccatccaaCACAAGACACAACGCCGCCTGGAACAGAAGGAAGATTTGGGATATTGTACACAGACACAGCGCTCATGAgcgttattactgtgcattgtctagTTTTCACATGACAATACATGGCTCTTCTGCACTGTTCAtcatataaaaaacaaataatcatgTAATATACATAGCAGTATATTTATCATAAAGTACTCATTAATAACgaataataaacatttccatACTCCAGCCCCGCTAATGTTGATAGAAATAtaaagcatttatatatatgtcCCCTTCTCTCTGTACCACGTTCTAAATATTCAAACAGCCCAAGAAAGAATATTTGCCGTTTTCTGAGACGATgaagtggctcttaaaagagcctttgtGTATATTAGACGGAGTTGTCGTTTACGCGCGCTCTCCGCGAATACGGCGGGCCAGCTGAATATCCTTGGGCATGATGGTCACTCTCTTGGCGTGGATAGCACACAGGTTGGTGTCCTCGAACAGACCAACCAGGTATGCCTCGCTCGCCTCCTGCAGAGCCATGACGGCCGAGCTCTGGAAACGCAAGTCGGTCTTGAAGTCCTGAGCGATTTCTCTCACTAGGCGCTGGAAGGGCAGCTTGCGGATGAGTAACTCCG
Proteins encoded in this region:
- the LOC128618141 gene encoding histone H3-like, coding for MARTKQTARKSTGGKAPRKQLATKAARKSAPATGGVKKPHRYRPGTVALREIRRYQKSTELLIRKLPFQRLVREIAQDFKTDLRFQSSAVMALQEASEAYLVGLFEDTNLCAIHAKRVTIMPKDIQLARRIRGERARRCVLCWMELDCPRVSTFGNGNFPRSGILGGVVCCAGWSLTALVCPTSGTAVSQQRYSVISVHL